The segment CCTGTTGGGCGTGCGGTACGCCGGCGGGCAGCCACACCGCGCGGTGCGGCGGGACGACCCAGCGCCCCTGCGGGGTGCTGACCTCCAGCACGCCGCGGCCGGGGGTGATCAGCTGGTTGACGTCGTGCCAGTGCCAGTCGATCCGCTGCCGGTGCGCGAGCGGGTGCCGGCTCGGGCCGGTCTCCGGCTGGTGGCGCGCGGCGGGCGGCGGCCCGCCCACGGCGGTTTGGCGGGTTGGCGACACGGATTGGCAGAGTACCGGAAGCCCGCACCCCGTCCCGACCGCCAGCCTGGTCGGCATGACGAACGAAGTGAGGGACGAGGCGGCGGGCGGCACGGCCGGCACCTGGCGCCGGATGCGGATGTGGGGCGCGGCGCACGCCGTGGACGACCTGTACCAGGGCCTGGTGCCCGCGGTGGTGCCGTACTTCGTGCTGGAGCGCGGCTACGGGTACGTCGCGGCGGGCGGGTTGACGCTGGCGGCGACGCTGGGCAGCGCGGTGCCGCAGCCGCTGGTGGGCCTGCTGGTGGACCGGCGGCCGCTGCCCTGGCTGGCGGCCGCCGGGCTGGCGCTGGCCGGGCTGGGGGCGGGGCTGAGCGGGCTGGCGGACGGCTATCCGCTGGTGTGGGTGCTGGTGCTGCTCTCCGGGCTGGGGGTGGCGGCGTTCCACCCGGCGGCGGGGCGCGCGGCCCGGGAGGCGGCGGGCGACTCGGCGGGGGCGATGAGCGTGTTCGCGGCGGGCGGCAGCGTCGGGTTCTTCCTGGCGCCGGTGCTGGCGACGCCGCTGCTGGCGGCGTGGGGGGTGCGGGCGACGGCGGTGTTCACGCTGCCGGCGCTGCTGATGGCGGCGCTGCTGTTCCGGGCCCGGCACCGGACGTACCCGCACACCGCCGGGGCGGCGCGGCGCGGCGGGCGGGACCGCTGGCGGCCGTTCGCGGTGCTGACCGGGGTGGAGGTCGTCCGCTCAGTGGTGTTCT is part of the Kitasatospora setae KM-6054 genome and harbors:
- a CDS encoding MFS transporter; protein product: MTNEVRDEAAGGTAGTWRRMRMWGAAHAVDDLYQGLVPAVVPYFVLERGYGYVAAGGLTLAATLGSAVPQPLVGLLVDRRPLPWLAAAGLALAGLGAGLSGLADGYPLVWVLVLLSGLGVAAFHPAAGRAAREAAGDSAGAMSVFAAGGSVGFFLAPVLATPLLAAWGVRATAVFTLPALLMAALLFRARHRTYPHTAGAARRGGRDRWRPFAVLTGVEVVRSVVFFGVSTFIELYWLRELGASHLLAGAALTCFLLGGVAGTLGGGRLADRIGMVRTAQWGTALTVPALVLLRVAPGAWAPLLFAVLAGATLNLPFAVLVKLGQDYLPNRPGTAAGVTLGLAVSVGGLIAPLFGLIAQRHGPQGVLTLLPAVPLLGVALGAFMVEPGRWKDGDGDAEAGDPAPASAGSAAGSAAAS